The sequence below is a genomic window from Xiphophorus maculatus strain JP 163 A chromosome 10, X_maculatus-5.0-male, whole genome shotgun sequence.
cttctctcttcacttgtaataataaaattttgGTTTTTCTACATCTATGTTACATGATTAGATcttaaaaattacagaaattaaCTTACTGTGGTCTTTGTTTAGTCATTTTCTTCCAAGTAAAAATGCTCAGAAATCTAATGTCTTTACTCACTTTAAGCTGTAGAATATATTTGCTACTCATGATTAAGAACCCAGgaaaatcatgaaaaatgtgtcaaaatccAGCATATAATTCATAAGACGTTTACTCTGCTGTGAAGTTACAATATAAACCACATGCTGACTGACTGAATCTGTTTTCGAGAGATCCCAAATAGAGGGGAATAATGAATTACTAAGAAGGTTGAACTTTTAAACTTGATTCTTTTCGATCTGCTTGAAAGAGCTTGAATGTGTTTTCCAGGTTCATTGAGGAGAAGTCGTCCTTTGAGTACGGCCAGGTGAACCACGCTCTGACGGCGGCGATGAGGACCCTGATGAAGGAGTACCTGATCCTGGTCACTCAGCTGGAGCACCTCCAGCGGCAAGGGCTTCTGTCTCTGCAGAAACTCTGGTTCTACATCCAACCCACCATGAGGACCATGGAGATCCTGGCGTCTATCGGTAAGAAACTGAAGGTTTTTTTGATCTGATATTTGACTCTGTAGTCCCTGCTTCTAGCTGCAGTTTCAACCAGGTTTGTTTTGCCTGACGTTCTCACTAGAGGGCGCCGCAGgcacaaacaataaaattcaCACCTTCTTTTAATAAAGCAATCTTCTGTTCTTCAGAAGacctttaaaatataaatagtcATGTATTGCCTAATGAATGCCAACAGCTGTAGCTGAAATTACTCTCACTAAccgttttctgtaaaaataaaattttcagcTTCTTCTTTGGACAAAGGGGAATGTATGGGCGGAGCGACACTAAGCCTTCTTCATGACCGGACCTTCAACTACACGGGCGATAGCCAGGCTCAGGAGCTGTGCCTCTACCTCACTAAAGCAGCCAGCGTCCCGTACTTTGAAATCCTGGAGAAGTGGATCTACAGAGGAATCATCAAGGATCCCTACAGGTTTGTACAGCTAAATCAGAAAGggaaaagtattttctttatatttttacatgaatcaatgaaaaaaaaagccatagGAAAGTATGAATTACTTAAACTTTGTCAAAATTTTCCTTGTTACAACTTTTTCTTCTACATTTGAATAAAAgcgaagaagaaaaaaaaaattgtttttctttcttaagtGTATCTTACCTTGATACACTTaagaaacaaatgcaaacatttgtcattttctgctcACCTAGCAatttatgcactactttgtgtgggtctatgacataaaatgccaacaaaatgcaaagtttgtggttgtaatgtaacaaaatatgaagaagtATGATGCTGCAAAAATGACTTGAGGATGTTCTTAGTGTGTGTCTGCATTTTGTTGCTGCACAGCGAGTTTATGGTGGAGGAGCACGAGCTGCAGAAGGAGAAAATCCAGGAAGATTACAACGACAAATACTGGGATCAGAGATACACCATCGTACAGCACCGGATCCCctcttttcttcagaaaatggcCGACAAAATACTGAGCACAGGtaagaacaaacaaaagcatGAGAAAAGCATTTTAGGTCCTGCGTTTTaacagttgtttgttttttactattttatagGAAAGTACCTGAATGTGGTGCGGGAGTGCGGCCGAGATGTGACATGTCCGGATGCCAAGGAGGTGCTGTACACTCTGAAGGAACGGGCCTACGTGGAACAGATAGAGAAATCTTACAACTACGCCAGCAAGGTCCTGCTGGACTTCCTCATGGATGAGAAGGAGTTGGTTTTACGTCTCAGGTGAATGATGGAGAGATGCTGCAGTGAAAGTTTCTGCTCGTTCTCCACCCCTCTCCTTTGAGTAAAACAACTCAACCTACCGACCTTAAATCATAAGCGTCTACTTTATGTCCACCAGGTCAATCAAGCACTACTTTTTAATGGACAAAGGAGATTTCTTTGTGCACTTCATGGACCTGACAGAGGAGGAGCTAAAGAAACCGGTGGATGATATTGTTCCTCCCCGACTTGAAGCACTGCTGGAGCTGGCTTTGAGGATGAGCACAGCCAACACCGACCCCTTCAAAGATGACCTGAAGGTGGGAGAAAGTCGTATTACTGCTTTTCTTATGGTTGTGTCAACATGGTTCAGTTTCAGTCAGGTTATGCAGAAACAGCCTGAGATTGGAACATTTAACAAAGTTAATCATTAGGGAAAACTTAAGTAAAAGTGGAGAGTCTTTACATCAATTTCATCTTGATGTAAATACTCTTGTCCATACACACCCCTCAGTTTCTACACAGCCTGAGAAAATATGGAATTTCATTCCTTAATTTTCAAGGAAAAATTAAGGAATCATTCCTTCCTTCGAGGATATTTCCAGCTGGCACTCACTGAGAGCGTCTGTAATCAGAACTAtgactgtaataataataataataataataatgatgatggaGGAAGTTGCGATCtaagagagaaattcaaatgattgatatttttttatactgtCTGGGACTATAAGTGTCTCCCAGACAGTCAGTAGTTTTTCCAGGTTCAGTTCCAGAACTCAGAGAAATTTAATGTTGATCTTTAAACCTGGGAATTTGAATATGGAAAAGTGTGGACTgcttatgttttttctttttaaatgtttaacattaAGTGAGCTAGAATAAAATCTTCCCttaattttgtagtttttatggACAGCaagttaaattatttagtttttattgggGGAAAGgataaatgaacagaaaacaagtggaaaaaaacaactcaaagtcATCAAAATCTTTATGCCATACAAGGTAAAAAATTGCTCACTTTTTTCTGATGTCCACCTTCTCTGTCCTCAGATCGACTTGATGCCTCATGATGTGATCACTCAGCTGCTGCGCGTGCTCGCCATTGAGACCAAGCAGGAGAAGGCCATCATCAACGCGGAGCCCACCGATGGGGCCCTTAGCGGGCTGGAGGCCTTTTCCTTCGACTACATCGTCAAGTGGCCGCTGTCGCTCATCATCAACAGGTTCCACTTAGTCACACttaaacacagatttttttttatttcaaacttaaaataGCGTTGAACAGAAATCTGCAAACATAACCTCCAGTTTCAATTGACTTTCCTGGAGAAACGTCGGGATTTAGTTAAAATTCAAAGTGGTGGCTGATGACTGTGAAGCAGATATGCTGTAAGCCTTGAGCAGcttaaactgaaatataaacagaaaaccttGAACATCACAGCTGATGTTGGTTAAGCTGactaatttgattaaaaattgaTGGAAAaggtgacatttaaaatgtgaaaccccctaaccctaacccagaGGAAAACTGAAGCAAATGTATAAACAGAGACGCTGTCATCAGGATTTTTTTATAGGCTGAGACTCCATTTATTAACATAGATTCCACTATTTAATAGTGGATTATTGTCAAATCCAATCAGCTATTTATTCAAATCTGTGAAACCTTTTTTCTCGTTTGGTTGTAAATGAGTAAAAAGCTTTAGCGatcctttttattcttttaggAAAGCTCTGACCAGGTACCAGATGCTTTTCAGACACATGTTTTACTGCAAACATGTGGAGCGGCTGCTGTGCAACGTCTGGATCAGCAACAAAGACTTCAAGTTGTATTCTTTGCCTTCTGCTAAATGGTGAGTTTTAAGAATTGAATGTTTTCCAAAGGTTAAGCAAAGGTAGAAGAGTGCAGACAAAAATGGACCAGAAAATACTTGATGCAAAGTGAATTTACAGGGTCAGAGgtgacatacagtacatgttgtggatttaatgagaaaatgtttactTCAGATGAAAGGCTTGAGACTTGACTTTggactttgaaaagaaaacaaaaacgacTTGTGAACGTCTCTGCTGTATGGATATAACTCTTTCATAATTAAACCTGATACATATTTCAATGCAGTTCCAGGTAATCATATGCAGATGAAATCTCTCCTGCTCCAAGGAGCTAACACTTTATTTTGATCATCTTAAAACTTAGAAtaatgtttcagctgctctgtgCAGCTTAGTCCTActctgtgaggaaaaaaaatgtttaaattctgTTATTCCAGGGGTAAAAAATACACAATCCCAAAAAATGTGGGAATCATCTGAAATCAAGACATAACCTGGGATTTAACCGGGTCATccctaattattattattattagacatTAGTCATAGAAACTGATGACAGAAGAATCATACTTGTAATGAGAAATTGATGcaaatactgtaaaaatgttgaaatcttCACAAAATGCACTTAGAAGACACATAAAAAGGAAATCTAAAGTGGTAatacttgagtaaaagttgATCTTTGTGCAGGTTTTCAGCTGCGTTCGCCCTGCGCCAGAGGATGCTCAACTTTGTTCAGAACATCCAGTACTACATGATGTTCGAGGTGATGGAGCCGACCTGGCACGTCATGGAGAACAACCTGAAAACCGTGAGAGAATCATTTCAACAAATCCTCACGCAGGTTTAATCTGTTTCCAGTACTGACTGACTGCTCTCCTTCGTCAGGCTTCGAACATCGACGATGTTCTGTGCCATCACACCAGCTTCCTGGACAACTGTCTGAAGGACTGCATGCTGACGAACCCCGAGCTGCTCAGGATCTTCTCCAAGCTCATGTCCGTCTGCGTCATGTTCACTAACTGCATACAGGTCTGTGGAAGTgggaaaataacaagaaaaaaataatctatcaGCTTAAACTATAGGGTTCAAAAGGCCAGCGTCTCGGATAAATCATACTCACACAACAGGAAAGAAGTTTCAAAAATAgactgaagttaaaaaaaaaaaaaaaaaacgtgaatCCACAGGATGTGGCTGTTTCCTGTTCTGACAGCAGCTCAGCATGTAACTACATATGaaagcagatatttacatacaatataaaacattttctttctcattatTGGACAATAATTCAGACTGAACCTTTTTCTGTTTAGGTCAGCAGGATTCAAGGTATCcatgcatccttaaaaagtatTGTTACGTCCACCAGGCTCGTTTGGTGGGGTAACATTAAAGGAGACCACACAaggattttctgattaaatgaaaattgaatttattaaattatactaaagaaataaaacctgaaaaatgaaTACCTGAAATGAGAGACCAAAATAGATTAATGCAAAACCCATAACCAactagaaataaacaaatgcaaaacaaacctaaCAAAACTCAACCATAAgatacaaaccaaaccaaatgggGTTCTGAGGAGGGAGAGGGAAAAAGCCTCCTGTCTGTTGCagcttttaaagcagcagagcaCCAATCAGGGAAAATCATAACACCTACAGAAGGCCTGTCTCCAGAACCCTACAAGGAAAAAGGGCAGAGACCCACTGCAGCCGTAACAGTATTGAGTTTTTAATTCATGCATTAAAaattgggaggaaaaaaaataagttggccttaaattcGTTAATCACATGTCTTAATTTTTATTGTGGCAAAATTTAAGACTATGTAGTTTTCTTTTAgtgttaattaattaaaaattgtaGTCGTGCGCCGACATCTGCACTGAGTTCTGTGCATTGAGGCGGTTGAGGCTACCACTACCTAATATACCTCTGTTGGCTAGGAAGGGTGAAATTAGCTAGCTTTATTACAGCCATCATGGGTAAGAGTAAATTTTATCACCAGCTGCCTGGACGATGTTCATCGTAGCCAATGGATCACTTCTGCTGGCAATGTGTATCATTTATATATTTGCGATTTCCTTTTGTGCATTTCTGTTGGgataaatgtcttaaatttaattcataatggtcttaaaaaatcttaaatttgttttggtgaaacttggagatttttttttcaccccaaaCTCAAAGATTTATGTACATTTGCTTAAACTTGCTTGACTTGCCTTTAAACTGTGCAAGTTAGGTTTTTCTCTGAGTGCATTTGTAAAGACTgatgtggatttttatttagctttcgGAGATCTGATTTCTTCCTCTGAGCTGCCTGAAAAGTAATAGTCAGTCTCTTACATGTTTTCTTGGGTCTTGTAGACATTTACCCAGAGCATGAGGTTGGAGCGCCTCTCCCACGAACAGGGAGCGGTTTACAGACCTGCAGCTGCAAACGAACAGCTGGATGAGAGGGAGAAAAAGGTATTTAAAGACTATGCTCCTTACAACTCTGCCCTCTTAGAAACTCACCGTGCTGCTATTAATGGTAAattgaaatgtattcatttcACTGTGTTGTACCAAATATGAACCAATACATTTCagtctactttttaaaatagtttttcactGAATGTGTGTCAGAGATTATAAAATTAAACTCGCTCAATCAATTTTAACTTAATGTTTTGTATACAGTAGAAAGTAGCTTGCAGTGTATTgaccaaaaggaaaataaagtgaTATAGTTACCATGTAGGCACTGGGAATGAATGAATTACTGTTA
It includes:
- the tubgcp2 gene encoding gamma-tubulin complex component 2; amino-acid sequence: MSEFRIHHDVNELLSLLQVRGGDGAEGYIDLLQKHRTPYVTTTVSAHSAKVKLAEFSKTPEDFLRKYEELKSKNVRNLDPLVYLLSKLCEDKETLQSLQQNAKERSESSNPTTATSYSLPQTSTKMSMQELDELRKKLGNVTASSNAPLPAEVTRKMLRDKHNKKNPTQPNPVFPNWVYDRPALIGDFITSPAPADQAVTIGTLPLPSQEQFVVEDLLFVLVGVDGRDITAQPVLGRQNRSFIVDASLDMSIKELVNRILPVASYYSTITRFIEEKSSFEYGQVNHALTAAMRTLMKEYLILVTQLEHLQRQGLLSLQKLWFYIQPTMRTMEILASIASSLDKGECMGGATLSLLHDRTFNYTGDSQAQELCLYLTKAASVPYFEILEKWIYRGIIKDPYSEFMVEEHELQKEKIQEDYNDKYWDQRYTIVQHRIPSFLQKMADKILSTGKYLNVVRECGRDVTCPDAKEVLYTLKERAYVEQIEKSYNYASKVLLDFLMDEKELVLRLRSIKHYFLMDKGDFFVHFMDLTEEELKKPVDDIVPPRLEALLELALRMSTANTDPFKDDLKIDLMPHDVITQLLRVLAIETKQEKAIINAEPTDGALSGLEAFSFDYIVKWPLSLIINRKALTRYQMLFRHMFYCKHVERLLCNVWISNKDFKLYSLPSAKWFSAAFALRQRMLNFVQNIQYYMMFEVMEPTWHVMENNLKTASNIDDVLCHHTSFLDNCLKDCMLTNPELLRIFSKLMSVCVMFTNCIQTFTQSMRLERLSHEQGAVYRPAAANEQLDEREKKFLAEDGLQSDASFEATIGKFDSNFSMMLLDLLDKLSIYSTNDCEHSMISIIYRLDFNGFYTERLERMAVERSQKAAA